In a single window of the Rhopalosiphum padi isolate XX-2018 chromosome 1, ASM2088224v1, whole genome shotgun sequence genome:
- the LOC132923009 gene encoding uncharacterized protein LOC132923009, with the protein MNRLIFFAAALSLVFTVANTQSVSDSDVDSDILEESTTENPTEYIEDLAKIDLTNNDSESVKSREDEMANELAYMITFITKSFADMSKITEDMKGLSSKTNIDEASMKNLVDNLINYVEDTEIMKQQINSVVEYRDQFQDAILKNLNSLPVSTEEAKQMENELRKQMKIRLPNIPTSQNIMDLPASMPNIFQN; encoded by the coding sequence ATGAACCGTTTAATCTTTTTCGCTGCTGCACTCTCATTAGTCTTCACCGTCGCCAATACACAAAGCGTGTCAGACTCCGACGTTGATTCCGATATTCTAGAGGAGTCTACCACAGAAAATCCAACGGAATACATTGAAGATTTAGCTAAAATAGATTTAACTAACAATGACAGTGAATCAGTCAAATCACGGGAAGATGAAATGGCCAACGAACTAGCCTATATGATAACGTTCATAACAAAGTCCTTTGCAGATATGTCAAAAATTACAGAAGACATGAAAGGTCTAAgtagtaaaacaaatattgatgAAGCTTCTATGAAAAATCTTGtagataatttgataaattatgtggAGGACACTGAAATCATGAAGCAGCAAATCAATAGTGTGGTAGAATATAGAGACCAATTTCAAGACGCGATTCTCAAAAATTTGAACTCATTGCCAGTTAGTACGGAAGAAGCAAAACAAATGGAAAATGAACTACGTAAACAGATGAAAATTCGATTACCCAACATACCAACTTCACAAAATATTATGGATCTTCCTGCAAGTATGccaaatattttccaaaattaa